The nucleotide window GTCGTCCCCGCCGCCCTCGCCCGTGAGGTTGTCCCCGGAGTGCTTGATCGCGCCGTTCACGATCGACAGCTTGCCGAAGTAGCAGCTGTCGATGTGGTTGCGCTGCGGGCCGTACGCGATGACGGACGCGTCGAGGTCGATGTCCTTGCCCCGGTACGCCGGCTCCCAGCCGAGGCCCATCTTGACCTGGGAGAGGAAGGGGCGGCCGCCCTTGACCAGGGAGACCGTCTGGTTCTTCTGGAGGCTGACGCGGCCCTTGTCGAGGTTGATCTTGCCGGAGCCGGGCGCGGGGGCGGCGGGCGCGGCCGGAGGGGCGGCGGGCACCGGGGGCGCGGCCGCGAGGCGTGGGTCCAGGGGCGGGGCCGGCGGGGTCACCGGGGCCTGGACGGTGGGCGCGGGTGGGGCGACCGGGGCAGCGGGGGCCGCCGGTTCCTCCACCGTGACGCCGAAGTCCGTCGCGATGCCGGCGAGGCCGTTGGCGTACCCCTGGCCGACCGCGCGGGCCTTCCACACGCCGTTGCGCAGATAGATCTCGACGACCACCAGGGCGGTCTCCGTGCCCAGCTGGGGCGGGGTGAACGTGGCGATCACCGAGCCGTCGTCCGCGCTGCGGATCGTGGCCGTGGGCTCGATGCCCTGGAAGGTCTGGCCCGCCGCGTCGGGGCTGGCGGTGACGACGATCTTCTCGATGCCCGGCGGGACGGCCGTCGTGTCGACCGTGATCGAGTCGGGGGTCGTGCCGCCGCCGGAGCGGTACGTCACGCCGGGGCCGGTCGGCTGGTTGTAGAAGATGAAGTCGTCGTCCGAGCGCACCTTGCCGTCGGCGGTGAGCAGCAGGCCCGATACGTCGAGCCGCACGGGGGCGGCGACGTCCACCGCGACGCGGGCGACGGGCAGCGGGGTGTTCGAGCCGGGGGTCATAGCTGTCATGCCTGGTGAACGATGCAAGCGGCTTTGCCGTTCCCTTACCCGACGCCGTTCGGGTCAACGGTTGCCGTGGACGTCCAGCACGGGGCCGCGGCGAACACGACGATGGACGGGCCCTTTCGGTACCCGCCCACCTCACACGTGCGTCTCAGTACGGCCAGATCGGGGGATCGCTCACGAAGTGGCCGCCGAGGTTGGCGTGGGCCACGTTCCCGGGGTCCAGCTCGCCCTGCTCGGCGATGAGCTTCTCGGCGTACGGCTCGGAGTCGTCCTGCGGTTCGTAGCCGAGGGCGCGGGCGCTCGACAGGTCCCACCACAGGCGGGTGTTGGCGGAGGAGCCGTAGACGACGGTGTGGCCGACGTGCTCGGCGGTCAGGGCAGCGTGGAGGAGACGGGCGCCGTCGGCCGGGCTCATCCAGAGGGAGAGCATGCGCACGCTCGTGGGCTCGGGGAAGCAGGAGCCGATACGCACGGAGACGGTCTCCAGGCCGTGCTTGTCCCAGTAGAACTGGGCGAGGTCCTCGCCGAAGGACTTGGACAGACCGTAGAAGGTGTCCGGGCGGTGCGGGGTGTCGACGGGGATCAGGGGGTCGTCGCCCTGCGGGCGCGGCGTGAAGCCGACCGCGTGGTTGGAGGAGGCGAAGACGATCCGCCCGACGCCCTCCGCATGGGCCGCCTCGTACAGGTTGTACGTCCCCTCGATGTTGGCCTTGAGGATCTTCTCGAAGGAGGCTTCCAGGGAGATGCCCGCGAGGTGGATGATCGCGTCGACGCCCCGTACGGCCTCGCGCAGGGCCGCCTTGTCGGCGAGGTCGGCGACGATCGCGTCCGGCTCGCCCTCGATCGGGCGCAGATCGAGCAGGCGCAGCTCGTAGCCGTACTCCGGGAGCAGCTCCCGCATCAGCGTGCCGAGGCCGCCGGCGGCGCCGGTGAGCAGAACGGTGCGGGGAGCGGGCATCCTCGGGTCTCCTTGCATCGTCAACCGTGCACATGTACGTCCATGATTCACATTCGTGGACACGCTAGGGAGTGCGGGACTCGTGCGTCAAGTGTGGCGCGGAGGTGAGGGATCCGCTGGCGTGTCGGGGGTCGGTCCGCTTGACCGGCCCCGAGAGGGCGTCTTAGCGTGGTCATGTTCATGAATATGGACGCTGGTCAGGCACATGGACCGCATGGGCCGTATGGGCCGCATGTGTCGTATGGACCGTATGGACCGCATGGACCGCGTGGACTGAACACCTGAACCGCACATGGACTTGGGAGAGCCCGTGACCTCAGCCCCGCTCGCCGCCCGCCTCAGCGTCCCCAGCGGGCCGCTGTTCTTCCCCGTCACGGCGTACGGCCCGGACGGCACGGTCGACCTCGTCGCGTTCCGCGCGCATGTGCGCCAGGGCGTCGAGGCCGGTGCCGCCGCCGTCTTCGCCTGCTGCGGCACCGGGGAGTTCCACGCGCTCACGCCCGAGGAGTTCCAGGAGTGCGTACGGGCGGCGGTGGCGGAGACGGCCGGGCGGGTGCCCGTCGTGGCCGGCGCGGGTTACGGCACCGCGCTCGCCGTGCGCTACGCCCGCCTCGCCGAGGAGGCGGGCGCCGACGGACTGCTCGCCATGCCGCCGTACCTCGTCGTGGCGCCGCAGGAGGGGCTGCTGCGGCACTACCGCGCGCTGGCCGCCGCGACCTCGCTCCCCGTGATCGTCTACCAGCGCGACAACGCCGTGTTCACACCGGAGACGGTGGTCGAGCTGGCCCGCACGGAGGGGATCGTCGGCCTCAAGGACGGCGTCGGCGACCTGGACCTGATGCAGCGGATCGTGAGCGCGGTGCGGAGCGAGGCGCCGGCTGACGGGCCGGGTGAGGGGCTGGACGGGGCGCCGGATGACTTCCTCTACTTCAACGGGCTGCCGACCGCCGAGCTGACCCAGCCCGCGTACCGTGGCCTCGGCGTCACGCTGTACTCGTCGGCCGTGTTCTGCTTCGTGCCGGAGATCGCGCTGGCGTTCCACGAGGCGCTGCGGTCGGGCGACGAGGCGTTGGTGCGGCGGCTCCTCGACGGTTTCTACCGGCCCTTCGTCGAACTCCGCTCCCAGGGGCGCGGCTACGCGGTGTCGCTGGTGAAGGCCGGGGTACGGCTACGGGGGTTGGACGTGGGAGAGGTACGGCCGCCGCTGCACGAGCCGGCCGGGGAACACGTCGAGCGGCTGGGCCGGTTGATCGAGCGCGGGTACGCGCTGCTGGAGGAGCAAGAGAAGGTGCGGGAGGACAAGTGAAGGCGTCGACGTTCGTCTACCCCTGGGACGTGGTCGGGGACCCGGCGGCCGCGGAACTGATCGCCGGGCTGGGCGTACGGCAGGTGACCCTCGCCTCCGCGTACCACTCCACACGCGCGCTCACCCCCCGGCACCCCCGCCACCGCATCGTCACCGCCGAGCACGCGGCCGTGCTGTACCCCGTCGGCGAGCGCTGGGAGGGTCGTACGCTGCGGCCGTACGCGGCGGGGGAGTGGGCGCCCGGCGACGCGTTCGGGGAGGCGGCCGAGGCACTGTCGTCCGTCGGCCTGGAGGTGCACACCTGGGTGGTCCTCGCGCACAACTCCCGGATGGGCGCGGAGCATCCGTCGACGTCGGTGGTCAACGCGTACGGGGACCGGTATCCGTGGGCGCCCTGCATCGCGCAGCCGGCGACGCGGGAGTACCTCGTGGATCTGGCCGTCGAGGCCGCGGTCCGGCCCGGAGCGCTGGGCACCGAGCTGGAGTCCCTGGGCTGGTACGGCATCTCTCATCTGCACGCCCACGACAAGACGGGCGGGGTGGGGCTCGGGGACGCCGGTCAGTACCTGATGTCGCTGTGCTTCTGCGGGACCTGCCGGGACGGGTACGAGGGTGTCGGCCTGTCCGCCGACGCGCTGGCGGCGGCCGTCCGTGACGCCCTGGAGCCGGTGTGGCGGGGCGAGGTGGCCGACGAGGGCTGGGCGTCGGTGGAGAAGCTGCTCGGTGCGGAGCGGGCGGCGGGTACGCGGGTGTGGCGGGACGGGGTCGCGCGTTCCTTGCAGGAGGCGGCGGTGACGGCGGTACGGGCGGCCGCGCCTTCGGGTTTCCAGGTGCTGCTGCACGCCGATCCGTTGACGTATCGCTGTGGGGCGAACCCCGGGGTGGACGCCTCGCACATCCTCGAGGTGGCCGACGGGGTGGTTGTGCCGTGTGCGGGTGGGGTGGGGGCGGTGGCCGCGTTCGCGGAGGCGAGGGCGGCGGCTGCCGGGCCGGTGTTGGCCGCCAACTTCCCTGTCGTGTCGGGGATGGGCGGGAGCCCGGCGACGTTGGCGGAGGACGCGGTGCGGGCGGCATCCGTGGGGGCGACGGAACTGCGGCTCTATCACGTGGGGTTGGCGTCGGACGGGGATCTGGGGGTTGTGCGGGGGGCGTTGGCGGAGGTGGGGTGATCCGAAGGGTTCCGCCTTGCTCGCGCAGTTGCTTTTCAGGGGCGCGGGGAACCGCGCGACAAGCCCCACCGGGCGGCGGCCGACACACCTTCCCCGGGGTCTGGGTGCGTGGCCCCCAGGGACGGGACGGGCAGGGGCGGCGGGGGCGACGAAGCTCTCTCAGGACGATGTCCGTGCGGAGGCATTCGGCCCCCGCCACCACCCCCGTCCCCACACCAGCCCACCCACCGGCACCACACACGCCACCCCCACCCCCACCAACAACCCCCGCACCTCCGCCACTTCGACCAGCGCCGCCCCCACCGCCATCCCCACCGCCGTCGGCGCCAGCAGCACCGTGTTGGCCGTCGCGGCAACCCGCCCCAGCAACTCGGGCGGAGCCTCCCGCTGGACCGCCGTGAACGCGGCGATCAGTACGCACGGCAGCCCGACACCGATCGCCGCGGCGCAGGCGAGGGCCACCACGTCGTGGGGCAGCGCGCGGAGCGCCATGGCGAGGCCCGTCAGGGTGATCCCGTACGCGGCGAAGCGGCGTTCGCCGAGCCGCCGCAGCAGGGGCCCCGCCGCCAGACCGATCGCCACCGAGCCCGCTCCCTGCGCCACATACAGGAGACCCGCGTAGGCGGGGGTGTGGCCCAGGGACTCCACCAGCGCGTACACGGCCGCTCCGTTGACTCCGGAGAGCAGCATCGTCGCGCCACCGGCGAGGACCAGGGGGCGCAGCCGCCCGTGGTGCCACAGAAAGCGGGCGCCCTCCGCCGTGCGGGTGCGCCAGCCCGTCACCGGCGGCGTCGGCTCCGGCTCCCGGACGCGGAGCGAGGCGTACACTCCCGCCGCCGCCACGAACGTGGTCGCGTCCAGCAGTACCACCGTCGCGCCGCCGTACGCCGTGTAGAGGCCCGCGCCCGCCAGGGGCGCCAGCAGCTTCATGCCCTCGTTGGCCGTCATGCGCAGCCCGTTGAAGTCGCCCAGCAACGCCTTGTCCACGGCCGTGGCGACCAGCGCCGACTCGGCCGCGTCCTGGACGACGCCCGCCGCGCCGTACACCAACAGGACCGGGAAGAGGAGCCAGAGAGCGGCCCGCGAGTCCACGGTGACGAGGGGGAGGAGCAGGGCCGCCAGGGCCAGGTTCGTCCAGATGAGCAAGGGGCGGCGGCGCACTCGGTCCGCGAGTGTGCCGAGGAGCGGGCCGGTGAGGGTGGGGGCCCAGAGCGCGAACGCGCACAGTGCCGCCAGGCCGTCCGAGCCCGTGAGGTCCTTGACCCAGACGCCCGCCACCAGCCACATCGCCGACGAACCGAAGCCCGAGACGACCACCGCACCCAGATACGGCCCCGCGTCACGGTCCTTGAGGACGCGCGCCACCGCCCAGGTCCCCCGTGCCCGCCGTGCCTTCGTGTCTGTCATGGCAGGTGATCGTGGCGCTAAGGCGCCGCCGCGCGGATCGGGCAAGTGCCCTAGAACACCGAGTCGTCGCGTTGCCGGAGCCGGGACGCCAACCCCTCGAAATAGCTGCGGTGTACGGCGGTCAGGTCCACCTGTTCGGGGTCCAGGAGCCACAGCAGATGGGCCCCCTCGATGAACGCGGCCGTCTCCGCGGCCAGGGTCGCCGGGTCCAGGTCGGCGCGGGCCGAACCGTCGGCCACCGCGCGCGTGAACAGGGAGACCAGATGGGCCCGCAGCGCCCGGCCGCGGTCCCGGAACCAGGTGTGGAGCCCGGAACCGGGCTCCAGGTTCTCCGCGGTGAGGGTGGTGTGCAGGGCGGCCAGCTCGCGTTCGGTGGCGGCGGTGTGCTCGGCGTCCCTCAGGAACCAGTCGAAGGCCTGCTCAAGGGTGGGTTCGGCGTCCCGCGGGATGTCCAGCCGTGCCAGGGCGCGCCGGTCGGCCTCCTCCAGGACCGCTCGTACGAGTCCGTCCTTGCTGCCGAAGTGGTGGATGAGGGCGGACGGGGTGGCGCCGGCGCGCTCGGCGATCGCGGCCACTCCGGTGCCGCGCACCCCCTGCCGTGCGAACAGCTCGATCGCGGCGTCGACCATGGCGCGGCGACGCTCCACGCCCCGCTTCTGCACCTGCCCCTTGACTCCGGCCATGGGGATCAGGGTGCCCGTATCCGTCGATGGCGTCCAACTCGCCCCCTCGCCCCCTCGCCCCCTCGCGCACATGCGGGAAATCGGGTGCGGTCTCCGCGCCAAGTCATTATCTTGAACGGTCATGCAGGAAAATGAAGAGAAGACACTCAAGAACGGGTACCTGTCGGGGCGCGAGCGGATCGTCCGTGCGGGCGACCTCGAACTGTGGGCCGAGGACTTCGGTGACCCGGGCCGGCCGACGGTGCTGCTGGTCATGGGCGCGCAGGCGCAGGGCGTCCAGTGGAACGACGGCATCGTCCGTCGGCTGGTCGACGGGGGGCGCCGGGTCATCCGCTACGACCACCGCGACGTCGGACGCTCGTCCGTCGTGGACTTCGCGGCCCGGCCGTACACCGTCGCCGACATGGCCTCCGACGCGCTCGCAGTCCTGGACGCGTTCGGAGCCGAACGGGCCCATCTGGTGGGCGCGTCCCTCGGCGGCGTCATCGCCCAGCGACTGGCCCTCACGCACCCGCACCGGGTGCTGACCCTGACGAGCCTGTCGTCCCAGCCCCTCGGCACGGACACGGTGGCGTCCGTTCAGCGCGTCCTGGCGGGGCTGCCTCCGCTCCCCGGTGAACTTCCGCCGCCCAGGCCCGAGTTGCTGGCCGCGCTCGCCTCGGCCTTCCCCGACCCGGAAGCGGGCCTGGAGGGATACGTCACCGCCCGGATGCCGCTGTGGCGGGTGCTGCACGGCCCGGTGCTGCCGTTCCCCGAGGACGAGTACCGCGCGATGGAGCGGCAGGTGTACGAGCGGGCGCGTGATCTGCGGGCCGCGCTCAACCACACGCTCGCCGGGGCCGCCGACACGGGCACCACCGTGGACCTGGCCTCCGTCACCGCGCCGACGCTCGTGCTGCACGGCACCGAGGACCCGATGTTCCGGCCCGCGCACGCCGAAGCCACCGCCTCCGCCATACCCGGCGCCCGCCTGGTCATGATCGAGGGCATGGGCCACACCCTGCCCACGGCACTCGACGACCGCCTGGCCGACGAGATCCTGCACCACACCGGGCGCGCGCAGGAGGCCCCCGGGAGCAGCAAGCCGTAAGAACACCCAAACGGGACGCAAGCCCCGTCCCGTGTCCGTACGCTCCCCCCATGCCCCTCAGTCTCACCGTCCTCGGCACCGCCTCCCCGTACCCGCAGCCCGGCCGCCCGGCCTCCGGCTATCTGGTGCGCGGCGGGGGTGCCGAGGTCTGGGTGGACGCGGGGTTCGGGACCTTCGCCGAGTTGCAGCGGCACACGGATCCCACCCGGCTCACCGCGATCTGGATCTCCCATCTGCACGCGGACCACAGTGCCGATCTGCTCGCCGCCGCCTACGGCTTCGCGTACGGCGGGCTCACCCTGCCCGCGCCGATCCCCGTCTACGCGCCCGCCGACTGCGCCCGACGGATCGCCGGATACTTCGGTCGGCCGGACACCGCTTTCCTGAACAGTGTCTTCGACTTCCGTTCGCTGTACGACGGGCACACCGTCCAGCACTGGAACCTCACCCTCACCTCCCGCGCCGTCGCCCACGACACCGAGGCGTACGGGCTGCGCGCCGAATGCCAGGGGCGCGTGCTCGCGTACTCCGGGGACAGCGGGCCCTGCGACGCGCTGCCCGCCCTCGCCGCGAGCGCCGACCTGTTCCTGTGCGAGGCGGACATCGACGCGCATCGCGATGGCGAACCCCGCGTGCATCTCACCCCCGAGGACGCCGGCGCCTGTGCGAAGGGTGCGAGCCGACTGCTCGTCACGCACGTGGGGCCGACGCTCACCCCGGAGCGGGCGACGGTGCGAGCCGCCATGGCCTTCGGGGGACCGACCGACACCGCGCGTGAGGGCGACACCAAGATCGTGTGACGGCAACCGCACCTTCTTTTGTCAGAAGCATTGACGAAACACAGGGCCCCTCCTACCTTCAACGCGTCGTACTTCGTACGTCATATATGAGACGCGATATGGGAGATCCCATACGTGAGATCCCATACGTGAGATTCGAGAGGCGCGCATGACCTCTGTGCCCACGCCGATCCCGTCCCGCACGCAGTTCGTGCTGGACGCGATCAAGCACCGCATCCTCACCGGGCAGTTGACGCCCGGTCAGGCCCTGGTCGAGACCGAGCTGGCCGCGCAGTTCGGCGTGTCCAAGACGCCCGTGCGCGAGGCGCTGAAGACACTGGCCGGGACCGGACTCGTCGTGATGAGCCAGTACAAGGGCGTCACGGTGCGCATGGTGGACGCGGACATGGCGCGCGAGGTCTACGACGTACGGCTGCTGCTCGAACCGGAGGCCCTGCGGCGGGCCGTGCGACGCGGGTCATCCCTGGAGGCGGCGCGGGACGCGCTCGCCCGCTCCGACCGGGCCACGGACACCGCCGAACGCTCGCTCGCCAACCGGGAGTTCCACCGCTCGCTGTACATGCCGTGCGGCAACCCGCTGCTCGGCCGGATGCTCGACGAGGTGCGCGACCAGGCGGCCCTCGTCTCGGCCGTCGCCTGGGCCGCCGACCCCTCCTGGGAGCGGGAGGCGAGCGAGCACCGCGAGATCCTGCGGCTCGCCCTCGACGGCGACGCCGACGGCGCGGCCGCCGCCCTCCACGCCCACATCGCGTCGTTCGTCGAACGGGCCTTCCCCGAGGCCGACGAGGAGCGGTGATCCTCCGAGTCCATGAGTCCATGAGTCCTTGAGTCCACGAGTCCGCGAGTCCACGAGTTTCCGAGTCCTCGAAGAGGAAGGGCATCAATGAGCAGCGTGACGTTCGAGACCCAACGGGCGGCCCTGGCCGACGTGGTGGCGATCCCGGTGACTCCGTTCGCCGAGGACGGCACCGTCGACCAGGGCGCCCACCGGGCCCTGCTGCGTCGGCTGCTCGACGGAGGCGTCACCACCCTCACGCCGAACGGCAACACCGGCGAGTTCTACGCGCTGACGCCCGAGGAGCGGCGGCTGGTCACCGAGCTGACCATGGACGAGGTCGGCGACCGGGCCGTGATCCTGGTCGGTGTCGGGCACGACGTGCCGACCGCGATCGCCTCCGCCGAACACGCCCGCGCGGTCGGCGCGCAGATGGTGATGGTCCATCAGCCCGTCCACCCGTACGTCTCGCAGGGCGGCTGGGTCGACTACCACCGGGCCATCGCCGAGGCCGTGCCCGAGCTGGGCGTCGTCCCGTACATCCGCAACTCCCAGCTCACCGGCGCCCGCCTCGCCGAACTCGCCGACGCCTGCCCGAACGTGATCGGCGTCAAGTACGCCGTCCCGGACGCGGCCCGCTTCGCCGCCTTCGCCCGCGACGCCGGGCTGGAGCGCTTCGTATGGGTGGCCGGGCTCGCGGAACCGTACGCGCCCTCGTACTTCTCGGCCGGCGCCACCGGCTTCACCTCGGGGCTCGTGAACGTCGCCCCGGCCGTTTCGCTGAACATGATCGAAGCGCTTCGATCGGGCGACTTCCCGGGCGCCATGAAGGTCTGGGAGCAGATCCGCCGCTTCGAGGAGCTGCGCGCGGCGAACGGCTCCGCCAACAACGTCACCGTCGTCAAGGAGGCCCTCGCCTCGCTCGGCCTGTGCCGCCGGGAGGTCCGCCCGCCCAGCAGGGAACTGCCCGAGGACGAGCGGGCCGAGGTCGCCGGGATAGCCGCCGGGTGGTCCCTGTGACGAACACCGAGAGCACGAGGAACGGCGCGACGGACGAGCCCCTCGGCGGAAAACGCCCCGAGGAACTCCGTAGCCACCAGTGGTACGGCAGCGGTGTCTCGTCGGGGCTGCGCTCCTTCTCCCACCGCGCCCGCACCCGCCAGCTCGGCTACCTCCCCGAGGAGCACCTGGGCAAGCCGGTCATCGCGATCCTCAACACCTGGTCGGACATCAACCCCTGTCATGTGCACCTCCGTGATCGCGCGCAGGCGGTCAAGCGGGGTGTGTGGCAGGCGGGCGGTTTCCCGCTGGAGTTCCCGGTCTCGACCCTCTCCGAGACCTTCCAGAAGCCGACCCCGATGCTCTACCGCAACATGCTCGCGATGGAGACCGAGGAACTGCTCCGCTCGTACCCGGTCGACGGGGCCGTGCTGATGGGCGGCTGCGACAAGTCGACCCCCGCCCTGCTCATGGGAGCCGCCTCCGTCGACCTGCCGACCGTGTTCGTGCCCGCCGGGCCCATGCTGCCGGGTCACTGGCGCAACGAGGTCCTCGGCTCCGGCACCGACATGTGGAAGTACTGGGACGACAAGCGCGCGGGCCTGATCGGTGACTGCGAGATGACCGAGCTGGAGAGCGGTCTCGCCCGCTCGCCGGGCCACTGCATGACGATGGGTACGGCCTCCACGCTCACCGCCGCCGCAGAGGCGCTGGGTGTCACCGTCCCGGGCGCC belongs to Streptomyces graminofaciens and includes:
- a CDS encoding TerD family protein, giving the protein MTPGSNTPLPVARVAVDVAAPVRLDVSGLLLTADGKVRSDDDFIFYNQPTGPGVTYRSGGGTTPDSITVDTTAVPPGIEKIVVTASPDAAGQTFQGIEPTATIRSADDGSVIATFTPPQLGTETALVVVEIYLRNGVWKARAVGQGYANGLAGIATDFGVTVEEPAAPAAPVAPPAPTVQAPVTPPAPPLDPRLAAAPPVPAAPPAAPAAPAPGSGKINLDKGRVSLQKNQTVSLVKGGRPFLSQVKMGLGWEPAYRGKDIDLDASVIAYGPQRNHIDSCYFGKLSIVNGAIKHSGDNLTGEGGGDDEVIVVDLGRLPQDVTGLVFTVNSFSGQKFTEVAKAYCRLLDAATGEELVRFDLTNAEPQTGVMMAKLIKQFSGEWEMTAMGDFVKSRTVRGMVKPAAQSL
- a CDS encoding NAD-dependent epimerase/dehydratase family protein, encoding MPAPRTVLLTGAAGGLGTLMRELLPEYGYELRLLDLRPIEGEPDAIVADLADKAALREAVRGVDAIIHLAGISLEASFEKILKANIEGTYNLYEAAHAEGVGRIVFASSNHAVGFTPRPQGDDPLIPVDTPHRPDTFYGLSKSFGEDLAQFYWDKHGLETVSVRIGSCFPEPTSVRMLSLWMSPADGARLLHAALTAEHVGHTVVYGSSANTRLWWDLSSARALGYEPQDDSEPYAEKLIAEQGELDPGNVAHANLGGHFVSDPPIWPY
- a CDS encoding 5-dehydro-4-deoxyglucarate dehydratase is translated as MDLGEPVTSAPLAARLSVPSGPLFFPVTAYGPDGTVDLVAFRAHVRQGVEAGAAAVFACCGTGEFHALTPEEFQECVRAAVAETAGRVPVVAGAGYGTALAVRYARLAEEAGADGLLAMPPYLVVAPQEGLLRHYRALAAATSLPVIVYQRDNAVFTPETVVELARTEGIVGLKDGVGDLDLMQRIVSAVRSEAPADGPGEGLDGAPDDFLYFNGLPTAELTQPAYRGLGVTLYSSAVFCFVPEIALAFHEALRSGDEALVRRLLDGFYRPFVELRSQGRGYAVSLVKAGVRLRGLDVGEVRPPLHEPAGEHVERLGRLIERGYALLEEQEKVREDK
- a CDS encoding MFS transporter is translated as MTDTKARRARGTWAVARVLKDRDAGPYLGAVVVSGFGSSAMWLVAGVWVKDLTGSDGLAALCAFALWAPTLTGPLLGTLADRVRRRPLLIWTNLALAALLLPLVTVDSRAALWLLFPVLLVYGAAGVVQDAAESALVATAVDKALLGDFNGLRMTANEGMKLLAPLAGAGLYTAYGGATVVLLDATTFVAAAGVYASLRVREPEPTPPVTGWRTRTAEGARFLWHHGRLRPLVLAGGATMLLSGVNGAAVYALVESLGHTPAYAGLLYVAQGAGSVAIGLAAGPLLRRLGERRFAAYGITLTGLAMALRALPHDVVALACAAAIGVGLPCVLIAAFTAVQREAPPELLGRVAATANTVLLAPTAVGMAVGAALVEVAEVRGLLVGVGVACVVPVGGLVWGRGWWRGPNASARTSS
- a CDS encoding TetR/AcrR family transcriptional regulator, encoding MAGVKGQVQKRGVERRRAMVDAAIELFARQGVRGTGVAAIAERAGATPSALIHHFGSKDGLVRAVLEEADRRALARLDIPRDAEPTLEQAFDWFLRDAEHTAATERELAALHTTLTAENLEPGSGLHTWFRDRGRALRAHLVSLFTRAVADGSARADLDPATLAAETAAFIEGAHLLWLLDPEQVDLTAVHRSYFEGLASRLRQRDDSVF
- a CDS encoding alpha/beta fold hydrolase, yielding MQENEEKTLKNGYLSGRERIVRAGDLELWAEDFGDPGRPTVLLVMGAQAQGVQWNDGIVRRLVDGGRRVIRYDHRDVGRSSVVDFAARPYTVADMASDALAVLDAFGAERAHLVGASLGGVIAQRLALTHPHRVLTLTSLSSQPLGTDTVASVQRVLAGLPPLPGELPPPRPELLAALASAFPDPEAGLEGYVTARMPLWRVLHGPVLPFPEDEYRAMERQVYERARDLRAALNHTLAGAADTGTTVDLASVTAPTLVLHGTEDPMFRPAHAEATASAIPGARLVMIEGMGHTLPTALDDRLADEILHHTGRAQEAPGSSKP
- a CDS encoding MBL fold metallo-hydrolase codes for the protein MPLSLTVLGTASPYPQPGRPASGYLVRGGGAEVWVDAGFGTFAELQRHTDPTRLTAIWISHLHADHSADLLAAAYGFAYGGLTLPAPIPVYAPADCARRIAGYFGRPDTAFLNSVFDFRSLYDGHTVQHWNLTLTSRAVAHDTEAYGLRAECQGRVLAYSGDSGPCDALPALAASADLFLCEADIDAHRDGEPRVHLTPEDAGACAKGASRLLVTHVGPTLTPERATVRAAMAFGGPTDTAREGDTKIV
- a CDS encoding GntR family transcriptional regulator, encoding MTSVPTPIPSRTQFVLDAIKHRILTGQLTPGQALVETELAAQFGVSKTPVREALKTLAGTGLVVMSQYKGVTVRMVDADMAREVYDVRLLLEPEALRRAVRRGSSLEAARDALARSDRATDTAERSLANREFHRSLYMPCGNPLLGRMLDEVRDQAALVSAVAWAADPSWEREASEHREILRLALDGDADGAAAALHAHIASFVERAFPEADEER
- a CDS encoding dihydrodipicolinate synthase family protein: MSSVTFETQRAALADVVAIPVTPFAEDGTVDQGAHRALLRRLLDGGVTTLTPNGNTGEFYALTPEERRLVTELTMDEVGDRAVILVGVGHDVPTAIASAEHARAVGAQMVMVHQPVHPYVSQGGWVDYHRAIAEAVPELGVVPYIRNSQLTGARLAELADACPNVIGVKYAVPDAARFAAFARDAGLERFVWVAGLAEPYAPSYFSAGATGFTSGLVNVAPAVSLNMIEALRSGDFPGAMKVWEQIRRFEELRAANGSANNVTVVKEALASLGLCRREVRPPSRELPEDERAEVAGIAAGWSL